One Pseudodesulfovibrio cashew DNA window includes the following coding sequences:
- a CDS encoding DUF6765 family protein — translation MQLDMHFYGTYAVARIAGFTPESALTVATAAQFVDEAVSATPIEVAEQRYMLPVVSAHAMLELGKNFDLMDQWNVWVPFHFLPGGMGDNADERLVCLLGDPGNDAVDEIIRFALKAGAEGKPYALHLLGIVTHVIQDTYSHYGFSGMASALNEVKQDTLTPLNVVRLQDYISRKLDTFFERVAASFAEASKLGHAGAATFPDRPYLKWAFDYAVPGGPDVDYLDAERDNPATFLKACTRLHAVYSAYLDGATRVEQGHLPFEAGVAGEIANILVEEGTKEERCGYWRRQIQAGALFPEVADEDRALVYSAQGWGVRAMLDNPLAVTTDAYQFHRAAGKYLDKVRLDILTALGILLD, via the coding sequence ATGCAGCTCGACATGCATTTCTATGGAACATATGCAGTGGCCCGCATTGCCGGGTTTACACCGGAGTCGGCACTGACCGTGGCAACGGCAGCGCAGTTCGTGGATGAAGCGGTTTCCGCCACACCCATTGAGGTGGCCGAGCAGCGGTACATGCTGCCGGTGGTATCGGCTCACGCCATGCTGGAATTGGGCAAGAACTTCGATCTCATGGACCAGTGGAACGTGTGGGTCCCGTTCCACTTCCTGCCGGGCGGCATGGGCGACAATGCGGACGAGCGGCTGGTCTGCCTGTTGGGAGATCCCGGCAACGACGCCGTGGACGAGATCATCAGGTTTGCGCTGAAGGCCGGAGCGGAGGGGAAGCCCTATGCCCTGCACCTGCTGGGCATCGTCACCCATGTCATTCAGGACACGTATTCCCATTATGGTTTCTCGGGCATGGCTTCGGCCCTCAACGAGGTGAAGCAGGATACGCTCACGCCGCTCAATGTGGTTCGGCTCCAGGATTACATCAGTCGCAAGCTTGATACATTCTTCGAGCGTGTGGCCGCGTCCTTTGCGGAGGCCTCCAAGCTTGGGCACGCAGGAGCGGCGACCTTCCCGGACCGGCCCTACCTGAAGTGGGCCTTCGATTATGCCGTCCCGGGCGGACCGGACGTGGACTACCTGGATGCGGAGCGGGACAACCCGGCGACTTTTCTGAAGGCCTGCACCCGGCTGCACGCTGTGTACAGCGCATACCTTGACGGGGCCACCAGGGTGGAGCAGGGACACCTGCCTTTTGAAGCGGGCGTGGCAGGCGAGATCGCGAACATCCTCGTGGAAGAGGGCACCAAGGAGGAGCGGTGCGGTTATTGGAGGCGACAGATCCAGGCGGGAGCACTTTTCCCGGAGGTGGCCGACGAGGACCGCGCACTGGTTTATTCCGCTCAGGGATGGGGCGTTCGGGCCATGCTGGACAACCCGCTTGCCGTAACAACGGACGCCTACCAGTTCCATCGCGCGGCCGGAAAATATCTGGACAAGGTCCGGCTGGACATTCTTACGGCGCTTGGCATCCTGCTCGATTGA
- a CDS encoding C-GCAxxG-C-C family protein — protein sequence MTTPNNNDPTARDHLVEAAGKHGGQDGGSCSEAIACTFCPGEGIDAATAMRLASGLAGGMGLPGGTCGVVTAAVLVIGLHLGPSAPIAAERREMKMGVQLFLDRFIERHGSTRCDRLSGLKNVHDPKEAAALRRSGRPEELIRSGAGLLYDVLAEMDQAREAAIRKASEASRV from the coding sequence ATGACTACTCCGAACAACAATGATCCGACTGCGCGGGACCATCTGGTGGAGGCAGCAGGGAAACACGGCGGCCAGGACGGCGGTTCCTGCTCGGAGGCCATTGCCTGCACGTTCTGCCCCGGCGAAGGCATTGACGCTGCCACCGCCATGCGCCTGGCCAGCGGCCTGGCCGGAGGTATGGGCCTGCCGGGCGGAACCTGCGGTGTTGTCACGGCCGCAGTGCTCGTAATCGGGCTGCATCTCGGTCCGTCGGCCCCCATCGCGGCGGAACGGCGCGAGATGAAAATGGGAGTTCAGCTCTTCCTCGACCGCTTCATCGAGAGGCACGGTTCCACTCGCTGCGACCGGCTGTCCGGCCTTAAAAACGTTCACGACCCGAAAGAGGCGGCGGCCCTGCGCCGCAGCGGCAGGCCGGAGGAACTCATTCGAAGCGGAGCTGGCCTGCTCTACGATGTGCTGGCTGAAATGGACCAGGCAAGAGAGGCGGCGATTCGGAAAGCATCGGAGGCAAGCCGCGTTTAG
- a CDS encoding FadR/GntR family transcriptional regulator, whose product MDVKPIARKNIYEDIVIQIRGMIDRGELAPGDKLPPERRLAEMFSVSRNTVREAIRTLAEKNVLESRQGAGTFVRVSDGDSFAASFAGAILRRRPELRDVFEVRKLIEPEIAAMAARNASPSQITRMEAIVGEQERALLSGEPGRAYDQELHELLAEASGNEVMRAMVVALHDEFTQSRAEGLQSLERQAASLAAHRAIVDAVTGGHVMQAEKAMREHLEEVEAIVFADK is encoded by the coding sequence ATGGACGTCAAGCCGATAGCCAGAAAGAATATTTATGAAGATATCGTCATCCAGATTCGTGGGATGATCGATCGCGGCGAATTGGCTCCCGGAGACAAGCTGCCGCCCGAGCGCCGTCTGGCCGAAATGTTTTCCGTGTCCCGCAATACCGTGCGGGAAGCCATCCGAACCCTTGCCGAAAAGAACGTTCTGGAAAGCCGTCAGGGCGCGGGCACCTTTGTCCGCGTGTCCGACGGCGATAGCTTTGCGGCCTCCTTTGCCGGAGCCATCCTCCGGCGCAGGCCGGAGCTGCGGGACGTGTTCGAGGTGCGCAAGCTGATCGAGCCGGAGATCGCGGCCATGGCCGCGCGCAACGCCTCGCCCAGCCAGATTACCCGCATGGAGGCCATCGTCGGCGAGCAGGAGCGGGCGCTCCTGTCCGGCGAGCCGGGCAGGGCGTATGACCAGGAACTGCACGAACTCCTGGCCGAGGCTTCGGGCAACGAAGTCATGCGGGCTATGGTCGTGGCCCTGCACGACGAATTCACCCAGAGCCGCGCCGAGGGGCTTCAGTCTCTTGAGCGGCAGGCCGCTTCCCTGGCCGCGCACCGGGCCATCGTGGACGCCGTGACCGGCGGCCACGTCATGCAGGCTGAGAAGGCCATGCGGGAGCATCTCGAAGAAGTTGAAGCAATTGTCTTTGCTGACAAATAA
- a CDS encoding anaerobic ribonucleoside-triphosphate reductase activating protein translates to MNEPAGVWSYVRGFENLSLCDWPGRSTCIIFLGGCNLHCPTCHNFQLAWDMHSVPVIDAGHVKAYLRDRAGWLDGVTVTGGEPTTVPGVGELLYEIRKFGLPIKVDTNGMRPEVIEDLMAYKLADVFAVDVKGPYSMYPALTGDAISEVAAKANMERIFALADANPGVFYFRITGVPGLTQEDIDTARSYLPQGHELKIQQYVPPRRTPEHAKPDNETRRQVGNVVN, encoded by the coding sequence ATGAATGAACCCGCCGGGGTCTGGAGCTATGTACGCGGTTTTGAGAACCTGAGCCTGTGTGATTGGCCCGGGCGATCCACGTGCATCATCTTTCTTGGCGGTTGCAACCTCCACTGCCCCACCTGCCACAATTTCCAGCTCGCCTGGGACATGCACTCCGTGCCCGTCATCGACGCAGGGCACGTCAAGGCGTACCTGCGCGATCGCGCGGGCTGGCTCGACGGCGTGACCGTCACCGGAGGAGAGCCCACCACGGTCCCCGGCGTGGGTGAACTGCTGTACGAAATCAGGAAGTTCGGCCTGCCCATCAAGGTGGACACCAACGGCATGCGCCCCGAAGTGATCGAAGACCTCATGGCCTACAAGCTGGCCGACGTCTTCGCCGTGGACGTGAAGGGTCCCTACTCCATGTACCCGGCCCTGACCGGCGACGCCATCTCCGAGGTGGCGGCCAAGGCCAACATGGAGCGCATCTTCGCGCTCGCCGATGCCAATCCCGGCGTTTTCTATTTCCGCATCACAGGCGTTCCCGGTCTGACCCAGGAAGACATCGACACGGCCAGAAGCTATCTGCCGCAAGGCCATGAACTGAAAATCCAACAATATGTTCCCCCAAGGAGGACTCCCGAGCATGCCAAGCCAGATAATGAAACGCGACGGCAGGTTGGAAACGTGGTCAACTGA
- a CDS encoding MATE family efflux transporter: protein MLERWGAKNGYRESLKIGMPLVISMLSSTVMTFTDRIFLGNYSLEALGASLPAAIAAFLFLSFFFGVAEYIGVFVSQYTGALKHERVGAALWQGLWFCIPSGLILASLWFIAGPLFDLGGHPPAIRELEVVYFRILTLGGGPFLVGITLSCFFSGRGMTKPVMLVNLAAAGINIPLDYCLINGSGPIPELGIVGAGLATVCGYTLPAVCFAFMVFTPENEKCYRVRSARRLEPELLSRFLRFGLPGGVQFFLDMFGISFFVFMVGRIGEIELAATNIAISIDTLAFLPTIGMHIAASIMVGQAMGKEEPEGAAYATTSVLHLALGYMAFMGLMFVVFPGPLLELFRTRGEAGADFGAVSALGTVLLRYVAAFTVIDAVAIVYIGALKGAGDTRFTMLIIGVSSIGCLVIPNFLLNWFGAASIHGPWICLLTYVLVLAIACVVRFRRGVWRSIRIIES, encoded by the coding sequence ATGCTTGAACGCTGGGGTGCAAAAAACGGCTACCGGGAGTCTCTCAAGATAGGCATGCCGCTGGTCATCAGCATGCTGTCCTCCACGGTCATGACCTTCACCGACCGCATCTTCCTGGGCAACTATTCCCTGGAGGCGTTGGGGGCATCTCTCCCTGCGGCCATTGCCGCGTTCCTGTTCCTTTCGTTCTTCTTCGGCGTGGCCGAATACATCGGGGTCTTCGTGTCCCAGTACACCGGGGCCTTGAAGCACGAGCGGGTGGGCGCGGCCCTGTGGCAGGGGCTCTGGTTCTGCATCCCCTCCGGGCTGATCCTCGCCTCCCTCTGGTTCATTGCCGGGCCGCTCTTCGACCTGGGCGGACACCCCCCGGCCATCCGCGAACTGGAGGTGGTCTACTTCCGCATCCTGACTCTGGGCGGCGGTCCGTTCCTTGTGGGCATCACGCTCTCCTGCTTCTTTTCCGGACGGGGCATGACCAAACCTGTCATGCTTGTGAATCTGGCCGCCGCCGGGATCAATATCCCCCTGGACTACTGCCTGATCAACGGTTCCGGCCCCATCCCCGAGCTGGGCATCGTGGGCGCCGGGCTGGCAACTGTCTGCGGCTACACCCTGCCTGCCGTCTGCTTCGCCTTCATGGTCTTCACCCCGGAGAACGAGAAGTGCTACCGGGTTCGCTCCGCGCGTCGCCTGGAACCGGAGCTTCTCAGCCGGTTCCTGCGCTTCGGCCTGCCGGGCGGTGTGCAGTTCTTCCTGGACATGTTCGGCATTTCCTTTTTCGTTTTCATGGTCGGACGCATAGGTGAGATCGAGCTGGCCGCTACCAATATTGCCATCTCCATCGACACACTGGCCTTTCTGCCGACCATCGGCATGCACATCGCCGCCTCGATCATGGTCGGTCAGGCCATGGGCAAGGAGGAGCCCGAGGGCGCGGCCTACGCCACCACCTCGGTCCTGCATTTGGCCCTTGGCTACATGGCCTTTATGGGGCTGATGTTCGTGGTTTTCCCGGGACCGCTGCTGGAACTCTTCCGCACCAGAGGCGAAGCCGGTGCCGACTTCGGTGCCGTTTCCGCCCTGGGAACGGTTCTCTTGCGTTACGTGGCCGCCTTCACCGTCATCGACGCCGTGGCCATAGTCTACATCGGTGCGCTCAAGGGCGCGGGGGACACTCGGTTCACCATGCTGATCATCGGCGTATCCTCCATCGGGTGCCTGGTAATCCCGAATTTCCTGCTCAACTGGTTCGGTGCCGCCAGCATTCACGGCCCCTGGATCTGTTTGCTGACCTACGTGTTGGTTCTCGCCATCGCCTGCGTGGTTCGTTTCCGCAGGGGAGTATGGCGCTCCATCCGGATTATCGAATCCTGA
- a CDS encoding sulfite exporter TauE/SafE family protein — MITTYLLYITLGAVAGVLAGLLGIGGGLVIVPMLNIAFEFQHFPDVHIQHVALGTSMATIIFTSLSSMRAHHKRGAINWGAFWRLAPGIITGTYLGTWIASILSTMILKALFGFFLYYVATQMLLGKKTEAERDLPGPVGIFGAGNVIGVFSALVGIGGGTLTVPFLSWCSQTMHTAIATAAAVGLPIALAGTAGYVVNGLGVDGIPGPHVGYVYIPAFLGIIATSMLTAPFGAKLAHSLPVLKLKRIFAILLYAVGTKMLWSAFL, encoded by the coding sequence ATGATCACCACCTATCTGCTCTACATCACTCTCGGCGCCGTGGCCGGGGTTCTTGCCGGACTGCTCGGCATCGGCGGCGGGCTCGTCATCGTGCCCATGCTCAATATCGCCTTCGAGTTTCAGCACTTTCCGGACGTGCACATCCAGCACGTGGCCCTGGGAACCTCCATGGCCACCATTATCTTCACCTCGCTCTCCAGCATGCGTGCCCACCACAAGCGTGGCGCCATCAACTGGGGCGCGTTCTGGCGGCTGGCTCCGGGCATCATCACCGGCACCTACCTCGGCACCTGGATCGCCTCGATCCTGTCGACCATGATCCTCAAGGCGCTGTTCGGCTTCTTCCTCTATTATGTTGCCACCCAGATGCTCTTGGGCAAGAAGACCGAGGCGGAGCGCGATTTGCCCGGCCCCGTGGGCATCTTCGGAGCGGGCAACGTCATCGGCGTCTTTTCCGCGCTGGTGGGCATCGGCGGCGGCACCCTGACCGTCCCCTTCCTTTCCTGGTGCAGCCAGACAATGCACACGGCCATCGCCACGGCCGCCGCGGTGGGATTGCCCATCGCTCTGGCCGGTACCGCCGGGTACGTGGTCAACGGCCTGGGCGTGGACGGCATCCCCGGTCCCCACGTGGGCTACGTGTATATCCCGGCTTTTCTCGGGATCATCGCCACAAGCATGCTCACCGCCCCCTTCGGTGCCAAGCTGGCCCACTCCCTGCCCGTGCTGAAGCTCAAGCGGATCTTCGCCATATTGTTGTATGCGGTAGGCACTAAGATGTTGTGGAGCGCTTTCCTTTAG
- a CDS encoding MarR family winged helix-turn-helix transcriptional regulator, with translation MQYDIEQTASYLIYRVGRLLRIRVVQHFAEKGLDISPEQWELLLRIAEKGTPTLGDLADPLANDHPNVTRQVNGLVSLGLAVKTRHPEDRRSHVVSVSPQGQALINEHLPDLIEAKAEFFDGLDQNDVSSLITNLQTILGNLSR, from the coding sequence ATGCAATACGACATCGAGCAAACCGCGAGCTATCTTATCTACCGTGTCGGCCGCCTGTTGCGTATCCGCGTGGTGCAGCATTTCGCGGAAAAAGGTCTGGATATCAGCCCGGAGCAATGGGAGCTGCTGCTTCGGATAGCCGAAAAGGGAACGCCCACGCTAGGCGACCTGGCCGACCCCCTGGCCAACGACCACCCCAACGTGACCCGGCAGGTCAATGGCCTGGTATCTCTGGGGCTGGCCGTCAAGACCCGCCACCCCGAAGACAGGCGCAGTCATGTGGTGTCGGTCTCCCCACAGGGGCAGGCGCTGATCAATGAGCATCTCCCGGACCTGATCGAAGCCAAGGCAGAGTTCTTCGACGGCCTGGACCAGAATGACGTGAGCTCACTCATCACCAATCTGCAAACCATCCTGGGCAACCTGAGCCGCTGA
- a CDS encoding alpha-hydroxy-acid oxidizing protein, with the protein MKEVKEKARELMQGFCRVCKVCDGRACVGEVPGMGGLGTAASFKNNISALASVKLNMRLLHGVTEPDTSCSVLGYDLAMPVMAAPIGGVSFNMGGKVGEEDYIDAVVSGSKACGVIGCTGDGVPPFIHEAGYAAIVKNGGLGIPFIKPWEGGELDEKLEKARATGCAAFGMDVDAAGLVTLRQMGRPVSPKTPAELEKIVSKVHGWDAKFILKGIMTPDEALLAAEVGADAIVVSNHGGRVLDHTPGTAEVLPAIAEAVSGKLAILVDGGIRDGADVLKMVALGADAVMIGRPVSVAAVGGLQEGVETYFNTLKGQLVQAMILTGSQTVKDLTSRVIHRG; encoded by the coding sequence ATGAAGGAAGTAAAAGAGAAAGCACGTGAATTGATGCAGGGCTTCTGCCGAGTCTGCAAGGTCTGCGACGGCAGGGCGTGCGTGGGAGAGGTCCCCGGCATGGGGGGCCTCGGCACCGCCGCGTCCTTCAAGAACAATATTTCCGCCTTGGCCTCGGTCAAGCTGAACATGCGCCTGCTGCACGGCGTGACAGAGCCGGATACCTCCTGTTCCGTACTCGGTTACGACCTGGCCATGCCCGTCATGGCCGCGCCCATTGGAGGGGTTTCCTTCAACATGGGCGGCAAGGTCGGCGAGGAAGACTACATCGACGCCGTGGTGAGCGGCTCCAAGGCCTGCGGCGTGATCGGCTGCACCGGCGACGGCGTGCCCCCTTTCATTCATGAGGCGGGTTACGCCGCCATCGTGAAGAATGGCGGCCTGGGCATCCCGTTCATCAAGCCCTGGGAAGGGGGCGAGCTTGACGAAAAGCTCGAAAAGGCCCGGGCCACGGGTTGCGCCGCCTTCGGCATGGACGTGGACGCCGCCGGATTGGTGACCCTGCGCCAGATGGGCCGCCCCGTGTCGCCCAAGACGCCCGCCGAGCTGGAGAAGATTGTGAGCAAGGTGCACGGCTGGGACGCCAAATTCATCCTCAAGGGAATCATGACTCCGGACGAAGCCCTGCTTGCCGCCGAGGTCGGGGCCGACGCCATCGTGGTCTCCAACCACGGGGGCCGCGTGCTCGACCACACCCCCGGCACCGCCGAGGTGCTGCCCGCCATTGCCGAGGCCGTATCCGGCAAGCTCGCGATCCTGGTGGACGGAGGCATCCGCGACGGAGCCGACGTGCTCAAAATGGTCGCCCTGGGCGCCGATGCCGTGATGATCGGCCGTCCCGTTTCCGTTGCCGCCGTAGGCGGACTTCAGGAAGGGGTGGAGACCTACTTCAATACCCTCAAGGGACAGTTGGTGCAGGCCATGATCCTGACCGGCTCCCAGACCGTGAAAGACCTGACTTCCCGCGTCATCCATCGGGGATAG
- a CDS encoding ribonucleoside triphosphate reductase: MPSQIMKRDGRLETWSTDRIAQAIFKALAASGIKDPLLAKRLAGKVEKKLGTIDIPEQEHVQNTVEQILMESRQFEIAKKYILYREQRRQLRSQKEAYLDIKEVIDNYLDQADWRVNENANMTHSFQGLMLHLSGTVQARYALEKYPEEIRLAHEHGYFHIHDLSFGLAGYCAGWSLRDLLLEGFNLEGRASAGPAKHFDTALGQMNNFLGTLQNEWAGAQAFNNVDTYLAPFVRQDGLTYEQVRQCMQKFVFNLNTTSRWGGQSPFTNLSFDLVAPKHIASEPIIIGGKYDDELTYGDFEEEMAMINKAYIEVMLEGDYHDRIFSFPIPTYNVTEDFPWESEIGELLMKLTAKYGVPYFQNFISSDLNPEDVRSMCCRLQMDLRELRTKTGGLFGAGDLTGSIGVVTLNLPKLAYLAQSEDDFLELISEYAELAKDSLEFKRKVINNNLDAGMFPWSKRYLKNGYKGHFSTIGLLGGHEACLNLIGRGIETEGGVRLMRRVLNHLRRLTSRFQEETGSLYNLEATPAEGTSYRLAKIDKALYPDIQAQGNGTPYYTNSTALPVGISDDVLYALEHQNQLQPLYTGGTVFHTFLGEAVPDPAALKNFILKAFTKTKIPYVSVTPTFSICKEHGYVLGEHFECPTCGEEAEVYTRIVGYYRPVSRWNKGKQAEYADRVVFSDCLCN; the protein is encoded by the coding sequence ATGCCAAGCCAGATAATGAAACGCGACGGCAGGTTGGAAACGTGGTCAACTGACCGCATCGCCCAAGCCATCTTCAAGGCGCTCGCCGCCAGCGGGATCAAGGACCCGCTCCTCGCCAAACGTCTCGCAGGCAAGGTCGAGAAGAAACTCGGCACCATCGACATCCCCGAGCAGGAGCATGTCCAGAATACGGTCGAGCAGATTCTCATGGAGTCCCGGCAGTTCGAGATCGCCAAGAAGTATATTCTCTACCGCGAGCAGCGCCGCCAGCTCCGCAGCCAGAAAGAGGCCTACCTGGACATCAAGGAAGTTATCGACAACTACCTTGATCAGGCCGACTGGCGCGTGAACGAAAACGCGAACATGACCCACTCCTTCCAGGGGCTCATGCTGCACCTGTCCGGCACGGTCCAGGCGCGCTACGCCTTGGAGAAGTATCCCGAGGAAATCCGCCTTGCCCACGAGCACGGCTATTTCCACATCCATGATCTTTCCTTCGGCCTGGCCGGCTACTGCGCCGGTTGGTCCCTGCGCGACCTGCTGCTGGAGGGCTTCAATCTCGAAGGCCGCGCCTCTGCCGGTCCCGCCAAGCATTTTGACACCGCCCTGGGTCAGATGAACAACTTCCTGGGCACGCTCCAGAACGAATGGGCCGGAGCCCAGGCTTTCAATAACGTGGACACCTACCTGGCCCCGTTCGTGCGCCAGGACGGCCTGACCTACGAGCAGGTGCGCCAGTGCATGCAGAAGTTCGTGTTCAACCTGAACACCACTTCCCGCTGGGGCGGCCAGTCACCGTTCACCAACCTCTCCTTCGACCTGGTGGCACCCAAGCACATCGCCTCCGAGCCGATCATCATCGGCGGCAAGTACGACGACGAGTTGACCTACGGCGATTTCGAAGAAGAGATGGCCATGATCAACAAGGCCTACATCGAGGTCATGCTCGAAGGCGATTATCACGACCGCATTTTCTCCTTCCCGATCCCGACCTACAACGTCACCGAGGATTTCCCCTGGGAGTCCGAGATCGGCGAACTGCTCATGAAGCTCACGGCCAAGTACGGCGTGCCCTACTTCCAGAACTTCATCAGCTCCGACCTCAACCCCGAGGACGTGCGCTCCATGTGCTGCCGTCTTCAGATGGACCTGCGCGAGCTGCGCACCAAGACCGGCGGCCTGTTCGGCGCGGGCGACCTGACCGGCTCCATCGGCGTGGTCACCCTGAACCTGCCCAAGCTCGCCTACCTGGCCCAGAGCGAGGACGACTTCCTCGAACTGATCTCCGAATACGCCGAGCTGGCCAAGGACTCCCTGGAGTTCAAGCGCAAGGTCATCAACAACAACCTGGACGCGGGCATGTTCCCCTGGTCCAAGCGCTATCTCAAGAACGGCTACAAGGGCCACTTCTCCACCATCGGCCTGCTCGGCGGCCACGAGGCGTGCCTCAACCTGATCGGCCGCGGCATCGAGACCGAGGGCGGTGTGCGGCTCATGCGCCGGGTGCTCAACCACCTGCGGCGCCTGACCTCCCGCTTCCAAGAGGAAACCGGTTCCCTTTACAACCTCGAAGCCACGCCCGCCGAAGGCACCAGCTATCGCCTGGCCAAGATCGACAAGGCGCTCTACCCGGACATCCAGGCCCAGGGCAACGGCACCCCCTACTACACCAACTCCACGGCCCTGCCCGTGGGCATCTCCGACGACGTGCTCTACGCCCTGGAACACCAGAACCAGCTCCAGCCGCTCTACACCGGCGGCACGGTCTTCCACACCTTCCTGGGTGAAGCGGTCCCGGACCCGGCGGCGCTCAAGAACTTCATCCTCAAGGCGTTCACCAAGACCAAGATTCCGTACGTGTCGGTCACCCCGACCTTCTCTATCTGCAAGGAGCACGGCTACGTGCTGGGCGAGCACTTCGAGTGCCCCACCTGCGGTGAGGAGGCCGAGGTCTACACCCGCATTGTCGGGTACTACCGGCCGGTTTCCCGGTGGAACAAGGGCAAACAGGCCGAATACGCCGACCGAGTGGTGTTCAGCGACTGCCTGTGCAATTAG
- a CDS encoding metallophosphoesterase, producing MLMWLTIVLTVATLLTCYLGWRLINPAPLTRKWKLVGWALVAVLLFGQWLIRFLGRGALEGELMNLVQWVGYIFLGLVSILVVLMLARDFPILVKRVMTVLETLFGHRSRRPYFIRPNRERRRFLLNASNAVILTATMPITGYGIFEARRTPSVIHNDLPVPDLPEGLDGFTIAQITDTHIGPTIRGEWLQRVVNEVNALSPDMIVHTGDMVDGTVAALNGAVGSLGELKAPYGTWFCTGNHEYYSGVQPWLRKIRELGMTPLNNEHRLIDTGRGRILLGGVTDIRGGSVYPSHKSSPTQAMADAPEHDVSILLAHQPRSVFEASKAGFNIQLSGHTHGGQYFPYTLAIHLFQPYVRGLHLHENTLLYVSMGTGYWGPPVRLGTEPEITLHTLRRV from the coding sequence ATGCTTATGTGGCTTACCATCGTCCTTACCGTCGCCACCCTGCTGACCTGCTATCTGGGTTGGCGGCTTATCAACCCCGCCCCCCTGACCCGCAAGTGGAAGCTTGTGGGGTGGGCACTGGTGGCCGTGCTGCTGTTCGGCCAGTGGCTGATCCGTTTCCTGGGGCGCGGCGCGCTTGAAGGAGAGTTGATGAATCTGGTCCAGTGGGTGGGCTATATCTTCCTCGGGCTGGTTTCCATCCTCGTTGTCCTCATGCTGGCCCGTGATTTTCCCATCCTGGTCAAGCGGGTTATGACCGTGCTGGAGACCCTGTTCGGACATCGGAGCCGCAGGCCCTATTTCATCAGACCCAATCGGGAGCGCCGTCGTTTCCTGCTGAACGCTTCCAACGCAGTCATTCTCACGGCCACCATGCCGATCACCGGCTACGGCATCTTCGAGGCACGGCGCACCCCGTCGGTGATCCACAACGACCTGCCGGTCCCGGACCTGCCGGAGGGGCTGGACGGCTTCACCATCGCCCAGATAACGGATACGCACATCGGCCCGACCATCCGGGGCGAATGGCTGCAGCGTGTGGTGAACGAGGTCAACGCGCTATCGCCGGACATGATCGTCCACACCGGCGACATGGTCGACGGCACGGTGGCCGCGCTCAACGGTGCGGTCGGGTCCCTCGGCGAGCTCAAGGCTCCCTACGGGACCTGGTTCTGCACCGGCAACCACGAGTATTACTCGGGAGTTCAGCCCTGGCTGCGCAAGATCCGGGAGCTCGGCATGACCCCCCTGAACAACGAGCATCGGCTCATCGACACGGGCCGGGGGCGCATCCTGCTCGGCGGCGTCACGGACATCCGGGGCGGCAGCGTTTATCCGTCGCACAAGTCCTCGCCCACACAGGCCATGGCCGACGCTCCTGAACACGACGTCTCCATCCTGCTCGCGCATCAGCCGCGTTCGGTCTTCGAGGCGAGCAAGGCGGGCTTCAACATCCAACTCTCCGGTCACACCCACGGCGGGCAATACTTCCCGTACACCCTCGCCATCCATCTCTTTCAGCCCTACGTGCGCGGCCTGCACCTGCATGAGAACACGCTGCTCTACGTGAGCATGGGCACCGGCTACTGGGGGCCGCCCGTACGTCTGGGCACCGAGCCCGAGATCACCCTGCACACCTTGCGGCGAGTCTAA